The following are from one region of the Mesorhizobium sp. B4-1-4 genome:
- a CDS encoding YqaA family protein, with protein MLRGLYDWTLSLAARKSAEWWLAFIAFVESSVFLVPADVLYLPMALSRPDRAYRYAFVATVASVLGGIAGWFIGHYAYDAVARPILEFYGKYDEFEQLRASSGVSIEFIALMLVTSGAAHLPPIKVVTILSGALGVNLALFIVLAIVARGGRFLLLAWLLRRYGEPIREFIEKRLGLIASAAAVALILLYIVIKYAL; from the coding sequence ATGCTTCGCGGACTGTACGACTGGACGCTGTCACTGGCGGCGCGCAAATCCGCCGAATGGTGGCTGGCCTTCATCGCTTTCGTCGAGAGCTCGGTGTTCCTGGTGCCGGCGGACGTGCTCTATCTGCCGATGGCCCTGTCGCGGCCGGATCGCGCCTATCGCTATGCCTTCGTCGCCACCGTCGCCTCGGTGCTGGGCGGCATTGCCGGTTGGTTCATCGGCCACTACGCCTATGACGCCGTGGCGCGCCCCATCCTTGAATTTTATGGCAAATACGACGAATTCGAGCAGTTGCGGGCGTCGTCGGGCGTAAGCATTGAGTTCATCGCCCTGATGCTGGTCACCTCGGGTGCCGCCCATCTGCCGCCGATCAAGGTGGTGACGATCCTGTCCGGCGCTCTTGGCGTCAACCTGGCCCTGTTCATCGTGCTGGCCATCGTGGCCCGCGGCGGCCGCTTCCTGCTGCTGGCCTGGCTTTTGCGCCGCTATGGCGAACCGATCCGCGAATTCATCGAAAAGCGTCTCGGCCTCATCGCCAGCGCCGCCGCGGTCGCCCTGATTTTGCTTTATATCGTGATCAAGTACGCCCTCTGA
- a CDS encoding YihY/virulence factor BrkB family protein, whose product MLRNIVALRRVLYDAIGHFTTDDGWAMASHLAITSLMALFPFLIFATTLASFLGAQAFADTAVHLVFDTWPEQIAKPIAREVLNVLTVRRSDLLTYGVLLAAYFASNGIEALRTSLNRAYRVTETRGIIHRRVQSIFFVLIATAGFLAISVLLVFAPLLARLAEAHFEWIKPYTGTITLWRYVIASTVIIGGLFAVHYWLPAGKRRFVSLVPGIIFTLAAWLIGSTMFATYLDHFSSYVTTYAGLASIMIAVVFLYIVSAIFILGGELNAAISRYLEARARVG is encoded by the coding sequence TTGCTGCGGAATATTGTCGCCCTGCGCCGCGTGCTCTACGACGCGATCGGCCATTTCACCACCGATGATGGCTGGGCGATGGCCAGCCATCTGGCGATCACCTCGCTGATGGCGCTGTTTCCGTTCCTGATCTTCGCCACGACGCTGGCCAGCTTCCTCGGCGCCCAGGCCTTCGCCGACACGGCCGTGCATCTGGTCTTCGACACCTGGCCGGAGCAGATCGCCAAGCCGATCGCGCGTGAGGTGCTGAACGTGCTGACCGTCAGGCGCAGCGATTTGTTGACCTATGGCGTGCTGCTTGCCGCCTACTTTGCTTCGAACGGCATCGAGGCGCTGCGCACGTCGCTCAACCGGGCCTATCGCGTGACGGAAACGCGCGGCATCATCCATCGCCGGGTGCAGAGCATCTTCTTCGTGCTGATCGCCACCGCCGGTTTTCTTGCGATCAGCGTGCTGCTGGTGTTCGCGCCCTTGCTGGCGCGGCTGGCGGAAGCCCATTTCGAATGGATAAAGCCTTATACGGGGACGATCACGCTATGGCGCTATGTCATTGCCTCGACCGTCATCATCGGTGGGCTGTTTGCCGTGCATTACTGGCTGCCGGCCGGCAAGCGCCGCTTCGTGTCGCTGGTGCCGGGTATCATCTTCACGCTGGCCGCGTGGCTTATCGGCTCGACGATGTTCGCCACCTATCTCGATCATTTCTCCTCCTATGTGACGACCTATGCCGGCCTGGCCTCGATCATGATCGCGGTGGTTTTCCTCTACATCGTCTCGGCGATCTTCATTCTTGGCGGCGAGCTCAATGCCGCCATCAGCCGCTATCTCGAGGCACGGGCAAGAGTCGGCTGA
- a CDS encoding HNH endonuclease, translating to MTVAVSPDGLPALVLNADYRPLSYYPLSLWSWQDAIKAVFLDRVNIVAEYEHAVSSPTFSMKLPSVVSLKAYVKPSRHPAFTRFNVFLRDRFQCQYCGTPEDLTFDHVIPRHRGGATTWENVVAACSPCNLRKGGMMPSQAKMWPLQKPYQPTVHDLHNNGRLFPPNHLHESWMDYLYWDVELEP from the coding sequence GTGACGGTTGCCGTATCTCCGGATGGGCTTCCAGCGCTGGTGCTGAATGCGGATTACCGTCCGCTCAGCTATTACCCCTTGTCGCTCTGGTCCTGGCAAGACGCCATCAAGGCGGTGTTCCTCGATCGGGTGAATATCGTCGCCGAATACGAGCATGCGGTTTCCTCGCCGACCTTCTCGATGAAGCTGCCGAGCGTGGTCAGCCTGAAGGCCTATGTGAAGCCCTCCAGGCATCCGGCCTTCACCCGTTTCAACGTGTTCCTGCGCGACCGCTTTCAGTGCCAGTATTGCGGCACGCCCGAGGATCTGACCTTCGATCACGTCATCCCGCGCCATCGTGGCGGTGCCACGACATGGGAGAATGTCGTCGCCGCCTGCTCGCCCTGCAATTTGAGGAAGGGCGGCATGATGCCGTCGCAAGCCAAGATGTGGCCGCTGCAGAAGCCCTATCAGCCGACGGTGCACGATCTGCACAATAACGGCCGCCTGTTCCCGCCGAACCATCTGCATGAAAGCTGGATGGATTATCTCTACTGGGATGTCGAACTCGAACCATAG
- a CDS encoding DMT family transporter, producing the protein MHSIKRFIPATFVVLWATGFIGARYAMPWAEPFTFLAVRFVLAAALFAVLTVVLGSKRATREEALHAAGAGILMHGVYLGAVFWAIHRGMPAGLSALIVGLQPLITAVLAGKFLGEAILPRHWAGLAVGLIGVVIVLWPKLGALGGGVTSATLTASLISVLGMAAGTIWQKRFASGGNLVAATMWQYVGGAALMILAALAFETHTVVINGELIFAMAWLVLVLSVGAIFLLMVMIRDGEMSKVASLFYLVPAVTAVIAWALFNEQLNALQIAGMAITTFGVALATARQTKTQAEPIKA; encoded by the coding sequence ATGCACAGCATCAAGCGGTTCATCCCCGCCACCTTCGTCGTCCTGTGGGCGACCGGCTTCATCGGCGCCCGCTACGCCATGCCGTGGGCGGAACCCTTCACCTTTCTCGCCGTGCGCTTCGTCCTGGCGGCGGCGCTATTCGCTGTCCTGACGGTCGTTCTGGGTTCGAAAAGAGCCACCCGCGAAGAGGCGCTGCATGCGGCCGGCGCCGGCATCCTCATGCATGGCGTCTATCTCGGCGCCGTGTTCTGGGCCATCCACAGGGGTATGCCTGCAGGGCTTTCGGCGCTGATTGTCGGACTGCAGCCGCTGATCACGGCGGTGCTCGCGGGCAAATTCTTGGGCGAGGCCATTCTGCCGCGCCATTGGGCCGGCCTCGCCGTTGGTCTGATCGGCGTCGTCATCGTGCTGTGGCCAAAACTTGGCGCGCTCGGCGGCGGCGTGACATCGGCGACACTGACCGCCTCGCTCATCTCCGTGCTCGGCATGGCCGCCGGCACCATCTGGCAGAAGCGTTTTGCCTCTGGCGGCAACCTCGTGGCGGCGACGATGTGGCAATATGTCGGCGGCGCGGCGCTGATGATCCTGGCCGCGCTTGCCTTCGAAACGCACACCGTGGTCATCAATGGCGAGTTGATCTTCGCGATGGCCTGGCTGGTGCTGGTGCTGTCGGTCGGCGCCATCTTCCTGTTGATGGTGATGATCCGCGACGGCGAGATGTCGAAAGTGGCCTCGCTGTTCTATCTGGTGCCCGCGGTGACCGCTGTCATCGCCTGGGCCCTGTTTAATGAGCAGCTCAACGCGCTGCAGATTGCCGGCATGGCGATCACCACCTTCGGCGTTGCCCTGGCAACTGCTCGGCAGACCAAGACACAGGCTGAGCCGATCAAGGCATGA
- a CDS encoding lipopolysaccharide biosynthesis protein gives MRFSAATTAGRFLPQRLALRVGPLLDRIDAVLFTADERGEAGRMSVIAFSVRIVSAVIAFVSQVLMARWMGSFEYGIFVLVWVTMVIVGNLACLGFHTSVIRFIPEYRERGRMDELRGIVVASRLFVLIASTMIAGLGALGVWLAAPWIENYYVIPFILGVICLPMIALSDLLQGQARANSWALFALSPTYLVRPVLILLFMALMLFAGYAPDARTAIFASIAATYVTTLAQLIGVTQRMERQIPAGPMKVHFAQWFIVSLPIFLVEGFFFLLTNADVLMVGAYMDPNDVAVYFATVKTLALVHFVYFAVKAGVAQRYAQFTHGEPEKLAAFARETVSWTFWPSLLMALLVLALGEPMLVLFGPEFTTGYPLLFLLVFGVVARAAVGPCESLLTMSGNQNICAAVYAMTLALNIGLNVVLIPLFGLWGAAMATAFAMIFEASALSFTVWRKLGIVMAIFVPAEGAT, from the coding sequence GTGCGCTTTTCCGCGGCCACGACTGCCGGGCGGTTCTTGCCGCAGCGTTTGGCGCTGCGCGTGGGGCCGCTGCTTGACCGCATCGATGCCGTCCTGTTCACCGCCGACGAGCGCGGCGAGGCGGGCCGCATGTCGGTCATCGCCTTCTCGGTCCGTATCGTCAGCGCCGTCATCGCCTTCGTCAGCCAGGTGCTGATGGCTCGCTGGATGGGCTCGTTCGAGTACGGCATCTTCGTGCTTGTCTGGGTGACGATGGTCATCGTCGGCAATCTCGCCTGCCTCGGCTTCCACACCTCGGTCATCCGCTTCATCCCCGAGTACCGCGAGCGCGGCCGGATGGACGAACTGCGCGGCATCGTCGTGGCCAGTCGCCTCTTCGTGCTGATTGCCTCGACGATGATCGCCGGGCTCGGCGCGCTCGGCGTCTGGCTGGCCGCTCCCTGGATCGAGAACTACTACGTGATACCGTTCATCCTTGGCGTCATCTGCCTGCCGATGATCGCGCTCTCGGATCTGCTGCAAGGCCAGGCAAGGGCGAACAGCTGGGCGCTGTTTGCCCTGTCGCCGACCTACCTGGTGCGGCCGGTGCTGATCCTGCTGTTCATGGCGCTGATGCTCTTCGCCGGCTACGCCCCTGATGCCAGAACCGCGATCTTCGCCTCGATCGCCGCCACCTACGTCACCACGCTCGCTCAGTTGATCGGCGTCACCCAGCGCATGGAAAGGCAGATCCCGGCCGGGCCGATGAAGGTGCATTTCGCGCAATGGTTCATCGTCTCGCTGCCGATCTTCCTGGTCGAAGGGTTCTTCTTCCTGCTCACCAACGCCGACGTGCTGATGGTCGGCGCCTATATGGATCCCAACGACGTTGCCGTCTATTTCGCCACCGTGAAGACGCTGGCGCTGGTGCATTTCGTCTATTTCGCCGTCAAGGCGGGTGTTGCCCAGCGCTATGCGCAGTTCACCCATGGCGAGCCGGAAAAGCTCGCCGCTTTCGCCCGCGAAACGGTGTCGTGGACCTTCTGGCCTTCGCTGCTGATGGCGCTCTTGGTGCTGGCGCTCGGCGAACCCATGCTGGTGCTGTTCGGCCCCGAATTCACGACAGGCTATCCGCTGCTGTTCCTACTTGTCTTCGGCGTCGTGGCGCGGGCGGCCGTCGGCCCTTGTGAAAGCCTGCTCACCATGAGCGGCAACCAGAATATCTGCGCCGCCGTCTATGCCATGACGCTGGCCTTGAACATCGGCCTCAACGTGGTGCTGATCCCGCTTTTCGGCCTGTGGGGCGCGGCCATGGCCACCGCCTTTGCCATGATCTTCGAGGCCAGCGCGCTGTCCTTCACGGTCTGGCGCAAGCTCGGCATCGTCATGGCGATCTTCGTGCCAGCCGAAGGAGCCACCTGA
- a CDS encoding GNAT family N-acetyltransferase, protein MAAIPLLEETSGGPAGAMVSGLAGLARDPDPAHIEILANNRPERKLAIYPASAGFDLVEELDYLCTRTIEPNVFFNPRFLAPAMPRLEDREVRLAVIRDGDEYRNRLRLLVPFSVERPVVPLGVPAMRTWSSLFGPLGTPLIDRDDPVGVLEDFFSMLSRPHLKLPKVFVLPDIRLDGPVASLLGTVAETRGLTLITTGETPRPVLESEADGDAYLKTSLRAHHYRELRRLKRRLADLGRLEHIVARGPEEIRHAIESFLTLEAAGWKGRERTAMAIDRYRAAFAREAVHRLAEQDMCRIHSLTLDGRTIACLIVFVEAGVAYTWKTAYDETLATYSPGTLLMIEVTRQHLDDPNIMMTDSCAVPDHPVMSRLWSERKPIGTLVIGLTPDADRLARQAASQLHLYRETRNMARLLRNRMKSLLRRR, encoded by the coding sequence ATGGCCGCCATCCCGTTGCTCGAGGAAACCAGCGGCGGCCCCGCCGGCGCCATGGTGTCGGGCCTTGCCGGGCTGGCGCGCGACCCCGACCCAGCCCATATCGAGATCCTTGCCAACAACCGGCCCGAGCGCAAGCTTGCCATCTATCCGGCGTCGGCCGGCTTCGACCTGGTGGAGGAACTGGATTACCTCTGTACCCGTACGATCGAGCCGAACGTCTTCTTCAACCCGCGTTTCCTGGCGCCGGCCATGCCCCGGCTGGAGGACCGCGAGGTGCGCCTGGCGGTGATCCGCGACGGCGACGAATACCGCAACCGGCTGCGCCTTCTGGTGCCGTTCTCGGTGGAACGGCCGGTGGTGCCGCTCGGCGTGCCGGCCATGCGCACCTGGTCGAGCCTGTTCGGCCCGCTCGGCACGCCGCTGATCGACCGCGACGATCCGGTCGGCGTCCTCGAGGATTTCTTCTCGATGCTGTCGCGCCCGCATCTCAAGCTGCCGAAAGTCTTCGTCCTGCCCGACATCAGGCTGGACGGTCCGGTGGCGAGCCTGCTTGGCACGGTGGCCGAGACGCGCGGCCTGACGCTGATCACTACCGGTGAGACCCCACGCCCCGTGCTGGAGAGCGAAGCCGACGGCGACGCCTATCTGAAGACCTCACTGCGCGCGCACCATTATCGCGAGCTCCGCCGCCTGAAGCGACGCCTTGCCGACCTCGGCAGGCTGGAGCACATCGTGGCGCGCGGTCCCGAAGAGATCCGCCACGCAATCGAAAGCTTCCTGACGCTGGAGGCGGCCGGCTGGAAGGGCCGCGAGCGCACCGCCATGGCGATCGACCGCTACCGCGCCGCGTTCGCCCGCGAGGCCGTGCACAGGCTCGCCGAACAGGACATGTGCCGCATTCATTCGCTGACGCTCGACGGCCGCACCATCGCCTGCCTGATCGTCTTCGTCGAGGCCGGCGTCGCCTATACCTGGAAGACGGCCTATGACGAGACGCTTGCCACCTATTCGCCCGGCACGCTGCTGATGATCGAGGTGACCAGGCAGCATCTCGACGACCCCAACATCATGATGACCGATTCCTGCGCCGTGCCCGACCATCCGGTGATGAGCAGGCTGTGGAGCGAGCGCAAGCCGATCGGCACACTGGTGATCGGGCTGACGCCGGACGCCGACCGCCTCGCCCGCCAGGCCGCCTCGCAGCTGCACCTCTACCGCGAGACTCGCAACATGGCGCGTCTGCTGCGCAACCGGATGAAGAGCCTGCTGAGGCGGCGCTGA
- a CDS encoding disulfide bond formation protein B: MTATMNADTGRQRMRTALFLAVAMAATVGSALCFQYIGGYIPCHLCLEQRTPYYIGAPLMVLAVIASLLRAPAWLTRGLLGIAGLLMLYGFYLGVYHSGVEWAWWQGPADCTAGAGPVDTGGKGVLDALDKFVPPSCDKAALRILGLSLAGWNAIASLVLAAVAFRGALARD, translated from the coding sequence ATGACAGCGACGATGAATGCCGATACCGGACGCCAGCGCATGCGGACCGCCCTGTTTCTCGCCGTCGCCATGGCCGCCACGGTGGGTTCGGCGCTCTGCTTCCAGTATATTGGCGGCTACATCCCTTGCCACCTCTGCCTGGAACAGCGCACCCCCTACTATATCGGCGCGCCTTTGATGGTGCTGGCAGTGATTGCATCGCTGCTGCGTGCGCCCGCATGGCTGACGCGCGGCCTGCTGGGCATTGCCGGCCTGCTGATGCTCTACGGCTTCTATCTCGGCGTCTACCACTCCGGCGTCGAATGGGCCTGGTGGCAAGGTCCGGCCGATTGCACGGCGGGCGCCGGTCCGGTCGACACTGGCGGCAAGGGCGTGCTTGACGCGCTCGACAAATTCGTGCCGCCCTCTTGCGACAAGGCCGCGCTGCGCATCCTCGGCCTGTCGCTCGCCGGCTGGAACGCCATCGCCAGCCTGGTCCTTGCCGCCGTCGCCTTCCGCGGCGCGCTTGCCCGCGATTGA
- the secA gene encoding preprotein translocase subunit SecA, with amino-acid sequence MVSLGGLARKVFGSSNDRRVKSTRPRVEAINAMENEMRALSDAELAGRTEKFRQDIANGASLDDLLVPAFATVREAARRVLGMRPFDVQLIGGMVLHNGGIAEMRTGEGKTLVATLPVYLNALAGNGVHVVTVNDYLATRDSEWMGRVYKFLGLSVGVIVHGLSDEERRVAYASDVTYATNNELGFDYLRDNMKYERAQMVQRGHNYAIVDEVDSILVDEARTPLIISGPLEDRSEMYNTIDTFIIQLQPQDYEIDEKQKTSIFTEEGTEKLENLLRDAGLLKGESLYDVENVAIVHHVNNALKAHRLFQRDKDYIVRNGEIVIIDEFTGRMMPGRRYSEGLHQALEAKEHVAIQPENQTLASVTFQNYFRLYKKLSGMTGTALTEAEEFGNIYGLEVTEIPTNLPVIRKDEDDEVYRTVEEKYKAIVKEIREASAKGQPTLVGTTSIEKSEQLAERLRKEGFKDFEVLNARHHEREAAIVAQAGKPGAITIATNMAGRGTDIKLGGNAEMRIAEELGDMPEGPEREAREREINADVERLKEKALAAGGLYVLATERHESRRIDNQLRGRSGRQGDPGRSKFFLSLQDDLMRIFGSERMDGMLQKLGLKEDEAIIHPWINKALEKAQKKVEARNFDIRKNLLKYDDVSNDQRKVVFEQRIELMDGEGLSETITEMREGVIEEIVAKAIPENAYAEQWDVAGLKAEVAEFLNLDLPVDEWAKEEGIAEDDIRERISAAADAASKERAERFGPEVMTYVERSVVLQTLDHLWREHIVNLDHLRSVVGFRGYAQRDPLQEYKSEAFELFQAMLGNLRQAVTAQLMRVELVRQAAEAPPPEAPDMFGTHIDGSTGENDFDGGETALLVRQETSAIVAPEDRDPKNPATWGKVGRNEACPCGSGKKYKHCHGAFA; translated from the coding sequence ATGGTCAGTCTCGGCGGTCTCGCCCGTAAGGTTTTCGGTTCCTCCAACGACCGTCGGGTCAAATCGACCCGGCCCCGTGTCGAGGCGATCAACGCCATGGAAAACGAGATGCGGGCGCTCTCCGACGCCGAGCTTGCCGGCCGCACGGAGAAATTCCGCCAGGACATCGCCAACGGCGCCAGCCTTGACGACCTTTTGGTACCGGCCTTCGCCACCGTCCGCGAGGCGGCGCGCCGTGTGCTGGGCATGCGTCCCTTCGACGTCCAGCTGATCGGCGGCATGGTGCTGCACAATGGCGGCATCGCCGAAATGCGGACCGGCGAAGGCAAGACCCTGGTCGCGACGTTGCCGGTCTATCTCAACGCGCTTGCCGGCAACGGCGTCCATGTCGTCACCGTCAACGACTATCTCGCCACGCGCGACTCCGAATGGATGGGCCGCGTCTACAAATTCCTCGGCCTCTCGGTCGGCGTCATCGTCCACGGCCTGTCCGACGAGGAGCGTCGCGTCGCCTACGCATCCGACGTCACCTACGCCACCAACAACGAGCTCGGCTTCGACTACCTGCGCGACAACATGAAATACGAGCGCGCCCAGATGGTGCAGCGCGGCCACAATTACGCGATCGTCGACGAAGTCGATTCCATCCTGGTCGACGAAGCGCGCACGCCGCTGATCATTTCCGGTCCGCTCGAGGATCGTTCGGAAATGTACAACACCATCGACACCTTCATCATCCAGCTGCAGCCGCAGGATTATGAGATCGACGAGAAGCAGAAGACCTCGATCTTCACCGAGGAAGGTACCGAGAAGCTGGAGAACCTGCTGCGCGATGCCGGCCTGCTGAAGGGCGAATCGCTCTACGATGTCGAGAACGTCGCCATCGTCCACCATGTCAACAACGCGCTGAAGGCGCACCGGCTGTTCCAGCGCGACAAGGACTATATCGTGCGCAACGGCGAGATCGTCATCATCGACGAGTTCACCGGCCGCATGATGCCCGGTCGCCGCTATTCCGAAGGCCTGCACCAGGCGCTCGAAGCCAAGGAGCACGTGGCGATCCAGCCGGAGAACCAGACGCTCGCTTCCGTCACCTTCCAGAACTACTTCCGCCTTTACAAGAAGCTTTCCGGCATGACAGGCACGGCGCTGACCGAGGCCGAGGAATTCGGCAACATCTACGGCCTCGAGGTCACCGAAATCCCGACCAACCTGCCGGTCATCCGCAAGGACGAGGACGACGAGGTCTACCGGACGGTCGAGGAGAAATACAAGGCGATCGTCAAGGAGATCCGTGAAGCCAGCGCCAAGGGCCAGCCGACACTGGTCGGCACGACCTCGATCGAAAAGTCCGAGCAGCTGGCCGAGCGCCTGCGCAAGGAAGGCTTCAAGGATTTCGAGGTGCTGAACGCCCGGCACCACGAGCGCGAGGCGGCGATCGTCGCCCAGGCCGGCAAACCCGGCGCCATCACCATCGCCACCAACATGGCCGGCCGCGGCACCGACATCAAGCTTGGCGGCAATGCCGAGATGCGCATCGCCGAGGAACTGGGCGACATGCCGGAAGGTCCCGAACGCGAAGCACGCGAAAGGGAAATCAACGCCGACGTCGAGCGCCTGAAGGAAAAGGCGCTGGCCGCCGGCGGCCTATACGTTCTCGCCACCGAGCGCCATGAATCGCGCCGCATCGACAACCAGTTGCGCGGCCGCTCCGGCCGCCAGGGCGACCCCGGCCGCTCGAAATTCTTCCTGTCACTGCAGGATGACCTGATGCGCATCTTCGGCTCCGAGCGCATGGACGGCATGCTGCAGAAGCTCGGCCTCAAGGAAGACGAGGCGATCATCCATCCCTGGATCAACAAGGCGCTGGAAAAGGCGCAGAAGAAGGTCGAGGCGCGCAACTTCGACATCCGCAAGAACCTCTTGAAATATGACGACGTCTCGAACGACCAGCGCAAGGTGGTGTTCGAACAGCGCATCGAGCTGATGGACGGCGAAGGCCTGTCGGAAACCATTACCGAGATGCGCGAAGGCGTCATCGAGGAGATCGTCGCCAAGGCCATCCCCGAAAATGCCTATGCCGAGCAGTGGGATGTCGCTGGCCTGAAGGCAGAGGTCGCCGAATTCCTCAATCTCGACTTGCCGGTCGACGAGTGGGCCAAGGAAGAAGGCATCGCCGAGGACGACATCCGCGAGCGCATTTCCGCTGCCGCCGACGCCGCCTCCAAGGAGCGCGCCGAGCGGTTCGGGCCTGAGGTGATGACCTATGTCGAACGTTCGGTCGTGTTGCAGACGCTCGACCATTTGTGGCGCGAGCACATCGTCAACCTCGACCACCTGCGCTCGGTCGTCGGCTTCCGCGGCTACGCCCAGCGCGATCCGCTGCAGGAATACAAGAGCGAGGCATTCGAGCTGTTCCAGGCGATGCTCGGCAATCTGCGCCAGGCCGTCACCGCGCAGCTGATGCGCGTCGAACTGGTTCGCCAGGCCGCCGAAGCCCCGCCTCCGGAAGCGCCCGACATGTTCGGCACGCATATCGACGGCAGCACCGGCGAGAATGATTTCGACGGCGGTGAGACTGCCCTTCTGGTGCGCCAGGAGACCAGCGCCATCGTCGCCCCGGAAGACCGCGACCCGAAGAACCCCGCCACCTGGGGCAAGGTCGGCCGCAACGAGGCCTGCCCCTGCGGTTCCGGCAAGAAATACAAGCACTGCCACGGCGCCTTCGCATAA
- the gluQRS gene encoding tRNA glutamyl-Q(34) synthetase GluQRS, with the protein MTLLTFRFAPSPNGDLHLGHAYSALLNQRLANTSRGRLLLRIEDIDTTRCTPRFEAGVLADLKWLGLGWEEPVRRQSEHFAEYEAVLDRLIREELVYPAFMSRGEIRAFIIGCEKRGRDWPRDPDGVPLYPPTDRALPMTERKRRIADNVPFAWRLDIGAALAHVGKDLAWAEFSDETLSATHSVEARPQEWGDVIVARRDIPTSYHLAVVMDDALQGVSHIVRGQDLFSATGVQRLLQELLGLPQPAYFHHRLILGPDGRKLSKSLGDTGLAALRDAGASPDDIRRMVGL; encoded by the coding sequence ATGACGCTCCTGACATTCCGCTTCGCGCCCAGCCCCAACGGCGACCTGCATCTCGGCCACGCCTATTCGGCGCTGCTCAACCAGAGGCTGGCAAATACCTCTCGCGGACGCCTGCTGCTGCGCATCGAGGACATCGACACGACGCGCTGCACGCCGCGATTCGAGGCTGGCGTGCTCGCCGATCTTAAATGGCTGGGCCTTGGCTGGGAGGAGCCGGTGCGCCGCCAGTCCGAACATTTCGCCGAGTACGAGGCGGTGCTCGACCGGCTGATCCGCGAGGAGCTTGTCTATCCCGCCTTCATGAGCCGTGGTGAGATCCGCGCCTTTATCATTGGCTGCGAAAAGCGCGGGCGCGACTGGCCGCGCGATCCCGACGGCGTCCCACTCTACCCTCCGACCGACAGGGCGCTGCCGATGACAGAGCGCAAGCGGCGCATCGCCGATAACGTCCCTTTCGCCTGGCGGCTGGATATCGGCGCCGCCTTGGCGCATGTCGGCAAGGACCTCGCATGGGCCGAATTCAGCGACGAGACGCTGTCGGCGACGCACTCGGTCGAGGCCCGCCCGCAAGAGTGGGGCGACGTGATCGTGGCGCGCCGCGACATCCCGACCAGCTACCACCTTGCCGTCGTCATGGACGACGCCCTGCAAGGCGTCAGCCATATCGTGCGCGGACAGGACCTGTTCTCCGCGACAGGAGTGCAGCGCCTGCTCCAGGAATTGCTTGGGTTGCCGCAGCCGGCCTATTTCCATCATCGGCTTATCCTCGGGCCGGACGGGCGGAAGCTGTCGAAGAGTCTCGGCGATACCGGCCTTGCCGCGTTGCGCGATGCCGGAGCATCGCCGGACGATATCAGGCGGATGGTTGGTCTCTGA
- a CDS encoding DNA-3-methyladenine glycosylase family protein, whose amino-acid sequence MQRITTLDDIARGLDALCIIDPRLEKVRGMAGEVPLRLSEPGFRSLASIIVSQQVSRASADAIFGRLTRLVDPLTPQAILAADEDMFREAGLSRPKQRGLIAVAQAVADGLDLHHLCSLDATEAITTMTAVAGIGPWTAEVYLLFAAGHPDIFPARDVALQAAVGHALGIDPRPPEKTLIALAESWIPWRGVASRLFWSYYRETKGRDATPPA is encoded by the coding sequence ATGCAACGCATCACGACACTGGACGACATTGCGCGCGGGCTGGATGCGCTCTGCATCATCGACCCGCGCCTGGAAAAGGTGCGCGGCATGGCCGGCGAGGTACCGCTCAGGCTTTCCGAGCCGGGGTTCAGGAGCCTGGCCTCGATCATCGTCTCGCAGCAGGTCTCCCGCGCAAGCGCCGATGCGATTTTCGGCCGGCTGACAAGGCTTGTCGATCCGCTGACGCCGCAGGCGATCTTGGCCGCCGACGAGGACATGTTTCGCGAGGCCGGCCTGTCGCGGCCCAAGCAGCGCGGCCTGATCGCGGTCGCCCAGGCGGTGGCCGATGGTCTCGACCTCCATCACCTGTGTTCGCTCGACGCAACCGAGGCGATCACCACGATGACCGCTGTGGCCGGCATCGGACCCTGGACAGCCGAAGTGTACCTTTTGTTTGCCGCGGGGCACCCCGACATCTTCCCGGCGCGCGACGTCGCCCTGCAGGCTGCTGTCGGCCATGCGCTCGGCATCGACCCGCGTCCGCCGGAGAAAACGCTGATCGCGTTGGCCGAATCATGGATCCCGTGGCGAGGTGTCGCATCGCGGCTTTTCTGGTCCTATTATCGCGAAACCAAGGGACGCGACGCCACGCCGCCTGCCTGA